The Sorex araneus isolate mSorAra2 chromosome 5, mSorAra2.pri, whole genome shotgun sequence genome has a segment encoding these proteins:
- the ADGRB2 gene encoding adhesion G protein-coupled receptor B2 isoform X6, with protein sequence MTPACPLLLSVILSLRLAAAFDPAPSACSALASGVLYGAFSLQDLFPTIASGCSWTLENPDPTKYSLYLRFNRQEQVCAHFAPRLLPLDHYLVNFTCLRPSPDEAVAQEGAEVGQPEEEEVAVGLELCGGSGPFTFLHFDKNFVQLCLSAEPSEAPRLLAPAALAFRFVEVLLINNNNSSQFTCGVLCRWSEECGRSAGRACGFAQPGCSCPGEAGAGAAAAATTTTTTPPGPPAAHTLSNALVPGGPAPPAEADLHSGSSNDLFTTEMRYGEEPEEEPKVKTQWPRSADEPGLYMAQTGDPAAEEWSPWSVCSLTCGQGLQVRTRSCVSSPYGTLCSGPLRETRACNNSATCPVHGVWEEWGSWSLCSRSCGRGSRSRMRTCVPPQHGGKACEGPELQTKLCSMAACPVEGQWLEWGPWGPCSASCANGTQQRSRKCSVAGPAWATCSGSVTDTRECSGLECPATDGKWGPWNSWSLCSKTCDTGWQRRFRMCQATGAQGHPCEGTGEEVKPCSEKRCPAFHEMCRDEHVMLMTWKKAAAGEIIYNKCPPNASGSASRRCLLSAQGVAYWGLPSFARCISHEYRYLYLSLREHLAKGQRMLAGEGMSQVVRSLQELLARRTYYSGDLLFSVDILRNVTDTFKRATYVPSADDVQRFFQVVSFMVDAENKDKWDDAQQVSPGSVHLLRVVEDFIHLVGDALKAFQSSLIVTDNLVISIQREPISAVSSDITFPMRGRRGMKDWVRHSEDRLFLPREVLSLSPPGKPTATGAAGSPGRGRGPGTVPPGPGHSHQRLLPADPEESSSYFVIGAVLYRTLGLILPPPRPPLAVTSRVMTVTVRPPTQPPAEPLITVELSYIINGTTDPHCASWDYSKADASAGDWDTESCQTLETQAAHTRCQCHRPSTFAVLAQPPKDLTLELAGSPSVPLVIGCAVSCMALLTLLAIYAAFWRFIKSERSIILLNFCLSILASNILILVGQSRVLSKGVCTMTAAFLHFFFLSSFCWVLTEAWQSYLAVIGRMRTRLVRKRFLCLGWGLPALVVAVSVGFTRTKGYGTASYCWLSLEGGLLYAFVGPAAVIVLVNMLIGIIVFNKLMARDGISDKSKKQRAGSERCPWASLLLPCSACGVVPSPLLSSASARNAMASLWSSCVVLPLLALTWMSAVLAMTDRRSVLFQALFAVFNSAQGFVITAVHCFLRREVQDVVKCQMGVCRADESEDSPDSCKNGQLQILSDFEKDVDLACQTVLFKEVSTCNPSTITGTLSRLSLDEDEEPKSCLVGPEGNLSFSPLPGNILVPLAASPGLGEPPPPQETNPVYMCGEGGLRQLDLTWLRPTEPGSEGDYMVLPRRTLSLQPGAGAAGPEEPPPRARPEGTPRRAAKTLTHAEAYPSFLSADHPGLGLGPAYGSLQNPYGMTFQPPPPTPSPRQVPEPGERSRTMPRTVPGPTMKLGSLERKKLRYSDLDFEVMHTRKRHSELYHELNQKFHTFDRYRGPSTAKEKPSPGERPSLSQQRRQQSWSTFKSMTLGSLPPKPRERLALHRAAAWEPAEPPDSDFQTEV encoded by the exons gagggggcagaggtggggcagccagaggaggaggaggtggccgTGGGCCTGGAGCTGTGCGGGGGCTCGGGCCCCTTCACCTTCCTGCACTTCGACAAGAACTTCGTGCAGCTGTGCCTGTCCGCCGAGCCCTCGGAGGCCCCGCGGCTCCTGGCGCCCGCGGCCCTGGCCTTCCGCTTCGTGGAGGTCCTgctcatcaacaacaacaactccAGCCAGTTCACCTGCGGGGTGCTCTGCCGCTGGAGCGAGGAGTGTGGCCGCTCCGCGGGCCGGGCCTGTGGCTTCGCCCAGCCTGGCTGCAGCTGCCCCGGAGAGGCCGGAGCCGGcgctgccgccgctgccaccaccaccaccaccacacctccAGGTCCGCCTGCGGCCCATACCCTGTCCAATGCCCTGGTGCCCGGGGGGCCAGCCCCACCTGCGGAGGCCGATTTGCACTCGGGGAGCAGCAATGACCTGTTCACCACCGAGATGAGATATG GTGAGGAGCCGGAAGAGGAACCGAAGGTGAAAACCCAGTGGCCAAGGTCTGCAGATGAGCCCGGGTTATACATGGCACAGACAG GCGACCCCGCGGCCGAGGAGTGGTCCCCGTGGAGTGTGTGTTCCCTGACGTGTGGGCAGGGACTGCAGGTGCGCACCCGCTCCTGCGTGTCCTCCCCCTATGGGACCCTGTGCAGCGGGCCCCTGCGGGAGACTCGGGCCTGCAACAATTCAGCCACCTGCCCAG TTCACGGCGTGTGGGAGGAGTGGGGGTCCTGGAGCCTGTGCTCCCGCAGCTGCGGGCGGGGGTCCCGGAGCCGGATGCGAACCTGCGTGCCCCCCCAGCACGGCGGCAAGGCCTGCGAGGGTCCCGAGCTGCAGACTAAGCTCTGCAGTATGGCCGCCTGCCCGG TGGAAGGCCAGTGGCTAGAATGGGGTCCCTGGGGCCCGTGTTCTGCATCCTGTGCCAACGGTACCCAGCAGCGCAGCCGGAAATGCAGTGTGGCGGGCCCGGCCTGGGCCACGTGTTCCGGCTCCGTCACCGACACCCGTGAGTGCAGCGGCCTTGAGTGTCCAG CCACAGACGGCAAGTGGGGGCCATGGAACTCCTGGAGCCTGTGCTCCAAGACGTGCGACACCGGCTGGCAGCGCCGCTTCCGCATGTGCCAGGCCACGGGCGCGCAGGGCCACCCCTGCGAGGGTACGGGCGAGGAGGTGAAGCCCTGCAGTGAGAAGAGGTGTCCAG CCTTCCACGAGATGTGCAGGGACGAGCACGTGATGCTGATGACGTGGAAGAAGGCGGCTGCTGGCGAGATTATCTACAACAAGTGCCCCCCGAACGCCTCAG GGTCTGCCAGCCGCCGCTGCCTCCTCAGCGCCCAGGGAGTGGCATACTGGGGGCTGCCCAGCTTTGCCCGCTGCATCTCCCATGAGTACCGCTACCTGTATCTGTCC CTCCGGGAGCACCTGGCCAAGGGGCAGCGCATGCTGGCGGGGGAGGGCATGTCGCAGGTGGTGCGCAGTCTGCAGGAGCTGCTGGCCCGGCGCACCTACTACAGTGGGGACCTGCTCTTCTCCGTGGACATCCTGAGGAACGTCACTGACACTTTCAAGAGGGCCACCTACGTGCCCTCGGCAGACGACGTGCAG CGCTTCTTCCAGGTGGTGAGCTTCATGGTGGACGCAGAGAACAAGGACAAGTGGGACGATGCGCAGCAG GTGTCCCCAGGCTCCGTGCACCTGCTGCGGGTCGTGGAGGACTTCATTCACCTGGTGGGCGACGCCCTCAAGGCCTTCCAGAGCTCTCTCATTGTCACCGACAACTTGG TGATCAGCATTCAGCGGGAGCCCATCTCGGCCGTGTCCAGTGATATCACGTTCCCCATGCGGGGCCGGCGCGGCATGAAGGACTGGGTGCGCCACTCGGAGGACCGGCTCTTCCTGCCCAGGGAGGTGCTCAGCCTGTCCCCCCCAGGGAAGCCCACGGCCACGGGGGCAGCCGGCAGCCCTGGTCGGGGCCGGGGCCCAGGCACGGTCCCCCCCGGCCCCGGGCACTCGCACCAGCGCCTCCTCCCCGCGGACCCTGAGGAGTCCTCCTCCTACTTTGTCATCGGTGCTGTCCTCTACCGCACCCTCGGCCTCATCCTGCCACCCCCCCG GCCCCCGCTGGCCGTCACTTCACGGGTTATGACAGTGACCGTCCGGCCGCCCACCCAGCCACCAGCCGAGCCCCTCATCACAGTGGAGCTGTCCTACATCATCAAT ggCACCACTGACCCCCACTGTGCCAGCTGGGACTACTCCAAAGC AGATGCGAGTGCGGGGGACTGGGACACCGAGAGCTGTCAGACCCTGGAGACGCAGGCGGCCCACACCCGCTGCCAGTGCCACCGCCCGTCCACCTTTGCCGTGCTGGCCCAGCCGCCCAAGGACCTG aCCCTAGAGCTGGCGGGCTCCCCCTCCGTCCCCCTGGTGATCGGCTGTGCTGTGTCTTGCATGGCGCTGCTCACCCTGCTCGCCATCTACGCTGCCTTCTGGAG GTTCATCAAGTCCGAGCGCTCCATCATCCTGCTGAACTTCTGCCTGTCCATCCTGGCCTCCAATATCCTGATCCTTGTGGGCCAGTCGCGGGTGCTGAGCAAG ggCGTCTGCACCATGACGGCCGCCTTCCTgcacttcttcttcctctcctccttctgctGGGTGCTCACCGAGGCCTGGCAGTCCTACCTGGCCGTCATCGGCCGGATGCGCACCCGCCTCGTTCGCAAGCGCTTCCTCTGTCTGGGCTGGG GTCTGCCTGCCTTGGTGGTGGCGGTGTCTGTCGGCTTTACCCGCACCAAAGGATACGGTACTGCTAGCTA ctgctGGCTCTCCCTGGAGGGCGGCCTGCTGTACGCCTTTGTGGGCCCTGCGGCGGTCATCGTGCTG GTGAATATGCTCATCGGGATCATCGTCTTCAACAAGCTCATGGCACGCGACGGCATCTCTGACAAGTCCAAGAAGCAGAGGGCTGG GTCGGAGCGGTGCCCCTGGGCCAGCCTGCTCCTCCCCTGCTCAGCGTGTGGAGTGGTCCCCAGCCCTCTGCTCAGCTCAGCCTCGGCCAGGAACGCCAT GGCCTCCCTCTGGAGCTCCTGCGTGGTGCTGCCCCTGCTGGCGCTCACCTGGATGTCCGCCGTCCTGGCCATGACCGACCGCCGCTCCGTCCTCTTCCAGGCGCTCTTCGCCGTCTTCAACTCTGCGCAGGGCTTTGTCATCACGGCCGTGCACTGCTTCCTGCGCCGAGAG gtTCAGGACGTGGTGAAATGCCAGATGGGCGTGTGCCGGGCCGATGAGAGTGAGGACTCCCCCGACTCGTGCAAGAATGGGCAGCTGCAGATCCTG tCAGACTTTGAAAAGGATGTGGATCTGGCGTGTCAGACAG ttctCTTCAAGGAGGTCAGCACTTGCAACCCGTCCACCATCACGGGCACGCTGTCCCGCCTGTCCCTGGACGAGGATGAGGAGCCCAAGTCCTGCCTCGTGGGGCCCGAGGGCAACCTCAGCTTCTCACCACTGCCTGGCAATATCCTGGTGCCCCTGGCAGCCTCTCCGGGGCTGGGGGAGCCGCCACCCCCGCAGGAAACCAACCCCGTGTACatgtgcggggaggggggcctgcGGCAACTCGACCTCACGTGGCTGCGGCCCACGGAGCCCGGCTCCGAGGGGGACTACATGGTGTTGCCCCGGCGGACTCTGAGCCTGCAGCCCGGCGCAGGGGCCGCGGGCCCCGAGGAGCCGCCGCCACGGGCACGGCCCGAGGGCACTCCCCGGAGAGCTGCCAAGACGCTGACCCACGCAGAAGCCTACCCCAGCTTCCTGTCTGCGGACCacccgggcctgggcctgggccccgcCTACGGGTCTCTGCAGAACCCCTACGGGATGACCTTCCAGCCGCCACCACCCACCCCAAGCCCCCGCCAAGTGCCCGAGCCGGGTGAGCGCAGCCGGACCATGCCGCGAACTGTGCCTGGCCCCACCATGAAGCTGGGCTCGCTGGAG CGGAAGAAGTTACGGTATTCGGACCTGGACTTTGAG GTGATGCACACCCGGAAGCGGCACTCGGAACTCTACCACGAGCTCAACCAGAAGTTCCACACCTTCGACCGCTACCGCGGCCCGTCCACGGCCAAG GAGAAACCCAGCCCGGGGGAGCGTCCCAGCCTGTCccagcagcggcggcagcagaGCTGGAGCACCTTCAAGTCCATGACCCTGGGCTCGCTGCCCCCCAAGCCCCGCGAGCGGCTGGCCCTGCACCGAGCAGCGGCCTGGGAGCCCGCAGAGCCCCCCGACAGCGACTTCCAGACAGAGGTGTGA
- the ADGRB2 gene encoding adhesion G protein-coupled receptor B2 isoform X7, translating to MTPACPLLLSVILSLRLAAAFDPAPSACSALASGVLYGAFSLQDLFPTIASGCSWTLENPDPTKYSLYLRFNRQEQVCAHFAPRLLPLDHYLVNFTCLRPSPDEAVAQEGAEVGQPEEEEVAVGLELCGGSGPFTFLHFDKNFVQLCLSAEPSEAPRLLAPAALAFRFVEVLLINNNNSSQFTCGVLCRWSEECGRSAGRACGFAQPGCSCPGEAGAGAAAAATTTTTTPPGPPAAHTLSNALVPGGPAPPAEADLHSGSSNDLFTTEMRYGEEPEEEPKVKTQWPRSADEPGLYMAQTGDPAAEEWSPWSVCSLTCGQGLQVRTRSCVSSPYGTLCSGPLRETRACNNSATCPVHGVWEEWGSWSLCSRSCGRGSRSRMRTCVPPQHGGKACEGPELQTKLCSMAACPVEGQWLEWGPWGPCSASCANGTQQRSRKCSVAGPAWATCSGSVTDTRECSGLECPATDGKWGPWNSWSLCSKTCDTGWQRRFRMCQATGAQGHPCEGTGEEVKPCSEKRCPAFHEMCRDEHVMLMTWKKAAAGEIIYNKCPPNASGSASRRCLLSAQGVAYWGLPSFARCISHEYRYLYLSLREHLAKGQRMLAGEGMSQVVRSLQELLARRTYYSGDLLFSVDILRNVTDTFKRATYVPSADDVQRFFQVVSFMVDAENKDKWDDAQQVSPGSVHLLRVVEDFIHLVGDALKAFQSSLIVTDNLVISIQREPISAVSSDITFPMRGRRGMKDWVRHSEDRLFLPREVLSLSPPGKPTATGAAGSPGRGRGPGTVPPGPGHSHQRLLPADPEESSSYFVIGAVLYRTLGLILPPPRPPLAVTSRVMTVTVRPPTQPPAEPLITVELSYIINGTTDPHCASWDYSKADASAGDWDTESCQTLETQAAHTRCQCHRPSTFAVLAQPPKDLTLELAGSPSVPLVIGCAVSCMALLTLLAIYAAFWRFIKSERSIILLNFCLSILASNILILVGQSRVLSKGVCTMTAAFLHFFFLSSFCWVLTEAWQSYLAVIGRMRTRLVRKRFLCLGWGLPALVVAVSVGFTRTKGYGTASYCWLSLEGGLLYAFVGPAAVIVLVNMLIGIIVFNKLMARDGISDKSKKQRAGASLWSSCVVLPLLALTWMSAVLAMTDRRSVLFQALFAVFNSAQGFVITAVHCFLRREVQDVVKCQMGVCRADESEDSPDSCKNGQLQILSDFEKDVDLACQTVLFKEVSTCNPSTITGTLSRLSLDEDEEPKSCLVGPEGNLSFSPLPGNILVPLAASPGLGEPPPPQETNPVYMCGEGGLRQLDLTWLRPTEPGSEGDYMVLPRRTLSLQPGAGAAGPEEPPPRARPEGTPRRAAKTLTHAEAYPSFLSADHPGLGLGPAYGSLQNPYGMTFQPPPPTPSPRQVPEPGERSRTMPRTVPGPTMKLGSLERKKLRYSDLDFEKVMHTRKRHSELYHELNQKFHTFDRYRGPSTAKPLLQREKQWTVASGGAAQRSVSGEKPSPGERPSLSQQRRQQSWSTFKSMTLGSLPPKPRERLALHRAAAWEPAEPPDSDFQTEV from the exons gagggggcagaggtggggcagccagaggaggaggaggtggccgTGGGCCTGGAGCTGTGCGGGGGCTCGGGCCCCTTCACCTTCCTGCACTTCGACAAGAACTTCGTGCAGCTGTGCCTGTCCGCCGAGCCCTCGGAGGCCCCGCGGCTCCTGGCGCCCGCGGCCCTGGCCTTCCGCTTCGTGGAGGTCCTgctcatcaacaacaacaactccAGCCAGTTCACCTGCGGGGTGCTCTGCCGCTGGAGCGAGGAGTGTGGCCGCTCCGCGGGCCGGGCCTGTGGCTTCGCCCAGCCTGGCTGCAGCTGCCCCGGAGAGGCCGGAGCCGGcgctgccgccgctgccaccaccaccaccaccacacctccAGGTCCGCCTGCGGCCCATACCCTGTCCAATGCCCTGGTGCCCGGGGGGCCAGCCCCACCTGCGGAGGCCGATTTGCACTCGGGGAGCAGCAATGACCTGTTCACCACCGAGATGAGATATG GTGAGGAGCCGGAAGAGGAACCGAAGGTGAAAACCCAGTGGCCAAGGTCTGCAGATGAGCCCGGGTTATACATGGCACAGACAG GCGACCCCGCGGCCGAGGAGTGGTCCCCGTGGAGTGTGTGTTCCCTGACGTGTGGGCAGGGACTGCAGGTGCGCACCCGCTCCTGCGTGTCCTCCCCCTATGGGACCCTGTGCAGCGGGCCCCTGCGGGAGACTCGGGCCTGCAACAATTCAGCCACCTGCCCAG TTCACGGCGTGTGGGAGGAGTGGGGGTCCTGGAGCCTGTGCTCCCGCAGCTGCGGGCGGGGGTCCCGGAGCCGGATGCGAACCTGCGTGCCCCCCCAGCACGGCGGCAAGGCCTGCGAGGGTCCCGAGCTGCAGACTAAGCTCTGCAGTATGGCCGCCTGCCCGG TGGAAGGCCAGTGGCTAGAATGGGGTCCCTGGGGCCCGTGTTCTGCATCCTGTGCCAACGGTACCCAGCAGCGCAGCCGGAAATGCAGTGTGGCGGGCCCGGCCTGGGCCACGTGTTCCGGCTCCGTCACCGACACCCGTGAGTGCAGCGGCCTTGAGTGTCCAG CCACAGACGGCAAGTGGGGGCCATGGAACTCCTGGAGCCTGTGCTCCAAGACGTGCGACACCGGCTGGCAGCGCCGCTTCCGCATGTGCCAGGCCACGGGCGCGCAGGGCCACCCCTGCGAGGGTACGGGCGAGGAGGTGAAGCCCTGCAGTGAGAAGAGGTGTCCAG CCTTCCACGAGATGTGCAGGGACGAGCACGTGATGCTGATGACGTGGAAGAAGGCGGCTGCTGGCGAGATTATCTACAACAAGTGCCCCCCGAACGCCTCAG GGTCTGCCAGCCGCCGCTGCCTCCTCAGCGCCCAGGGAGTGGCATACTGGGGGCTGCCCAGCTTTGCCCGCTGCATCTCCCATGAGTACCGCTACCTGTATCTGTCC CTCCGGGAGCACCTGGCCAAGGGGCAGCGCATGCTGGCGGGGGAGGGCATGTCGCAGGTGGTGCGCAGTCTGCAGGAGCTGCTGGCCCGGCGCACCTACTACAGTGGGGACCTGCTCTTCTCCGTGGACATCCTGAGGAACGTCACTGACACTTTCAAGAGGGCCACCTACGTGCCCTCGGCAGACGACGTGCAG CGCTTCTTCCAGGTGGTGAGCTTCATGGTGGACGCAGAGAACAAGGACAAGTGGGACGATGCGCAGCAG GTGTCCCCAGGCTCCGTGCACCTGCTGCGGGTCGTGGAGGACTTCATTCACCTGGTGGGCGACGCCCTCAAGGCCTTCCAGAGCTCTCTCATTGTCACCGACAACTTGG TGATCAGCATTCAGCGGGAGCCCATCTCGGCCGTGTCCAGTGATATCACGTTCCCCATGCGGGGCCGGCGCGGCATGAAGGACTGGGTGCGCCACTCGGAGGACCGGCTCTTCCTGCCCAGGGAGGTGCTCAGCCTGTCCCCCCCAGGGAAGCCCACGGCCACGGGGGCAGCCGGCAGCCCTGGTCGGGGCCGGGGCCCAGGCACGGTCCCCCCCGGCCCCGGGCACTCGCACCAGCGCCTCCTCCCCGCGGACCCTGAGGAGTCCTCCTCCTACTTTGTCATCGGTGCTGTCCTCTACCGCACCCTCGGCCTCATCCTGCCACCCCCCCG GCCCCCGCTGGCCGTCACTTCACGGGTTATGACAGTGACCGTCCGGCCGCCCACCCAGCCACCAGCCGAGCCCCTCATCACAGTGGAGCTGTCCTACATCATCAAT ggCACCACTGACCCCCACTGTGCCAGCTGGGACTACTCCAAAGC AGATGCGAGTGCGGGGGACTGGGACACCGAGAGCTGTCAGACCCTGGAGACGCAGGCGGCCCACACCCGCTGCCAGTGCCACCGCCCGTCCACCTTTGCCGTGCTGGCCCAGCCGCCCAAGGACCTG aCCCTAGAGCTGGCGGGCTCCCCCTCCGTCCCCCTGGTGATCGGCTGTGCTGTGTCTTGCATGGCGCTGCTCACCCTGCTCGCCATCTACGCTGCCTTCTGGAG GTTCATCAAGTCCGAGCGCTCCATCATCCTGCTGAACTTCTGCCTGTCCATCCTGGCCTCCAATATCCTGATCCTTGTGGGCCAGTCGCGGGTGCTGAGCAAG ggCGTCTGCACCATGACGGCCGCCTTCCTgcacttcttcttcctctcctccttctgctGGGTGCTCACCGAGGCCTGGCAGTCCTACCTGGCCGTCATCGGCCGGATGCGCACCCGCCTCGTTCGCAAGCGCTTCCTCTGTCTGGGCTGGG GTCTGCCTGCCTTGGTGGTGGCGGTGTCTGTCGGCTTTACCCGCACCAAAGGATACGGTACTGCTAGCTA ctgctGGCTCTCCCTGGAGGGCGGCCTGCTGTACGCCTTTGTGGGCCCTGCGGCGGTCATCGTGCTG GTGAATATGCTCATCGGGATCATCGTCTTCAACAAGCTCATGGCACGCGACGGCATCTCTGACAAGTCCAAGAAGCAGAGGGCTGG GGCCTCCCTCTGGAGCTCCTGCGTGGTGCTGCCCCTGCTGGCGCTCACCTGGATGTCCGCCGTCCTGGCCATGACCGACCGCCGCTCCGTCCTCTTCCAGGCGCTCTTCGCCGTCTTCAACTCTGCGCAGGGCTTTGTCATCACGGCCGTGCACTGCTTCCTGCGCCGAGAG gtTCAGGACGTGGTGAAATGCCAGATGGGCGTGTGCCGGGCCGATGAGAGTGAGGACTCCCCCGACTCGTGCAAGAATGGGCAGCTGCAGATCCTG tCAGACTTTGAAAAGGATGTGGATCTGGCGTGTCAGACAG ttctCTTCAAGGAGGTCAGCACTTGCAACCCGTCCACCATCACGGGCACGCTGTCCCGCCTGTCCCTGGACGAGGATGAGGAGCCCAAGTCCTGCCTCGTGGGGCCCGAGGGCAACCTCAGCTTCTCACCACTGCCTGGCAATATCCTGGTGCCCCTGGCAGCCTCTCCGGGGCTGGGGGAGCCGCCACCCCCGCAGGAAACCAACCCCGTGTACatgtgcggggaggggggcctgcGGCAACTCGACCTCACGTGGCTGCGGCCCACGGAGCCCGGCTCCGAGGGGGACTACATGGTGTTGCCCCGGCGGACTCTGAGCCTGCAGCCCGGCGCAGGGGCCGCGGGCCCCGAGGAGCCGCCGCCACGGGCACGGCCCGAGGGCACTCCCCGGAGAGCTGCCAAGACGCTGACCCACGCAGAAGCCTACCCCAGCTTCCTGTCTGCGGACCacccgggcctgggcctgggccccgcCTACGGGTCTCTGCAGAACCCCTACGGGATGACCTTCCAGCCGCCACCACCCACCCCAAGCCCCCGCCAAGTGCCCGAGCCGGGTGAGCGCAGCCGGACCATGCCGCGAACTGTGCCTGGCCCCACCATGAAGCTGGGCTCGCTGGAG CGGAAGAAGTTACGGTATTCGGACCTGGACTTTGAG AAGGTGATGCACACCCGGAAGCGGCACTCGGAACTCTACCACGAGCTCAACCAGAAGTTCCACACCTTCGACCGCTACCGCGGCCCGTCCACGGCCAAG CCCCTGTTGCAGAGGGAGAAACAGTGGACCGTGGCCTCAGGTGGGGCGGCCCAGCGGAGTGTGTCCGGC GAGAAACCCAGCCCGGGGGAGCGTCCCAGCCTGTCccagcagcggcggcagcagaGCTGGAGCACCTTCAAGTCCATGACCCTGGGCTCGCTGCCCCCCAAGCCCCGCGAGCGGCTGGCCCTGCACCGAGCAGCGGCCTGGGAGCCCGCAGAGCCCCCCGACAGCGACTTCCAGACAGAGGTGTGA